Genomic segment of Pseudorhodobacter turbinis:
CTGGATGATGTCGGGGGCATCATAATAAAGCACCCGCCCGCCCATCAACGAAAACGCCCCCTCATGGCGGGCAAAGGCAAGGGCGGTATCTGCCGGCACGGCGCTGTCAGGGTTGAGTACCCAGAACCGGTCGATGCCTGAATCTAACGCCAGCTCCGCAAGACCGCAATTCACCCCGGCGGCAAAGCCTGCGTTTATGCCGGTCTCGATCAGGGTAATGCTGTGGCTGTCCCCTGCGGCCTGGTGACCCGCAGGATGTAACGTCACCGGCTTGGAGGATGCGGTCAGCCCAAAGGGCATGTCAACGGGCGGGCTATAGGGTTGCGTGCCGGACGCCCAGGCACGGATAAGATCCAGGGTATCATCCGTCGAGGCATTATCGACCACAGCGATCCGCAATGCGACACCCTGTGATGCCAACAGGCTTTCGAGGCAGTCAAGAATGACATCAGCGGCATTGAAGGTGACGACGACAACGCCAAGTTTTGGCAGGGGCATGAAAACTCTCGTATTGGGATTATGCTTGGGAAGCGGCAGGCCGTTGCGGAAAACGGCTATAGCGAATTCTGCCCACAGGTTCCTTTGGCGGTTCGGCGCGCGCTGCCTTGTCGTCATCCCCGCCAGGGACGGCTGATATCAGCCAGATACCTGCCCCGAACATGAAAAAGACGAAGGAATAGATATTTGTCCAGACATGCACGGTACTGAGCGTGAATGTAAGCCCTATAAAGGTAAAGACCCAAGCCCGCCGGATAAGGGTTAGCCGTTCATTCCCCTCGAAATTGCGGCGCATAATGCGCGCGATACCAATAATATAGCCAAAGGCAAGTAGCAAGAATCCGGGCACCCCGTAGCGCAGGGTTATGACGAGCCAGAAATTATCCACGCTCCCGGACGTCATGTAGGCGGGGCGAACCCATGTACTCATTCCGATCCCGAAGATAGGGCTGCCAAGAATTCCCTTCTCGACGCTGCCCAGCACGTTTGCCAGCCCCCATTCAAATTGGATCGCCCGTATATAAGCGTTATGTGGAGAGAAGGTCGCATAGCTCATGAACACTTGCAGTGGCGAGCGGTTGGAAAGCAGATCAACCGTGACATAGGCGAGGGCGAAAAGTCCGACAAGAAGCCACCAGCGCTGTTTGTAGGATTTGAATATCAAAGCCCAAACCAGAAGTCCGAATTGCAAGGCAAAAGCCGTTAGCGCCCCGCTTGAAAGCGCTAGAAATCCTGTTGCTGTGATCAAGAAACTGTACATAAAACGCTTAGAGTCTCTGACTCTTCCCTTCATAGCAACTAGGCTGAGTGAAAAAACCACCGAACAAAACAGCCCGTAATGGATCGGATGGACGAATGATGCTTGCACCCGATGCAGCCCCATCCGAGTCGGATAGTCAACGTTGGTTACGTATCCTAGCCCCGGAACTTTGTTCAGGAACTCAATAATAACGGGACGTGAAGTCAGGGTTTCGAACACAGCAAAGGGGATCGTACATAGCACAATAATGATTAGGGCGCGGCACATGCCGATGAACGTAGCCTGGTCACGGATATAGGCTCGCCCGATCATATAACCGCCCAGAAATTCAACCCCAACGGATCCTATCTGCTGAATAAACTGACCGGGAGGATTGGCCAAGAGCGCGATACCGATCCACAAAACGTGCAGGATGAACAGAATATCTGTAATGATAATTTTGCCATATTTCCCCGACAGCAGATTGATCATCAAGGGGATGATTATGACAATCAAAAGCAGCCGCAAAGTCGACATGTAGATCGGGCCCAGGTGGAACCCGATCGGAAGGGCAACACCCAGAAGATACAGCAAGGCCGGCATCGGCAGCCGTTCATGGGCCGTCGATATTTGCGCGCGGCCATTCGCGGGCAATCTGGCGGTATTGTCGTATGTAACCAAGGTCTGGTCATCCTCTTAACGGCACAAGGTCCATGGATGCACCTCCTAGAGCACTTGGACCATAAACGCGACTTTTTTTGGGGCTATACTGCAAAAAAACCGCCAGGGCACGCCCCCGCCCGTAACGGTCAACCTTTCACACCGGGTCAAAAAACCGGTAGCCGCGCCCCCAGATCCGCCCCATCCAGAGGGCCGCCTTTTTGGGGGCGGAACGCCTCGGGGCGGGTCGGGTCGTTTAGTACCGAATGATCGAAAACTTGACCATAGAATCCTGACTTGCCGCGTGCGAGATCCTGAACGGGGTAATTCTTCGTGACCCGCCAGTCGGCCTGGCCCACCTCCCCCGTTATCTTATTGGTGATATTGCGAGTGATCAGGACATTGCGGGATGATTTATTGACCCGGATCTGAGGGGTCCAAAGGGCGGGGTTTTTCTTTTTGCCCTCGGATCGGCCATTGCGCACAACGGTATTGCGGCGAATGATCAACCCATCCGTTTCCCCCACGGTTATCCCGTGCAAATGGGCATTGATGATCATGTTATTTTCAATCGTCACATTGCGGTAAAACATTTCCGTGTCCGAACGGCCCGTGTCGACCTCTTCATTGCGCATGAAGATAGACTGGGAATAGGCCCCTTTGCCCGAATTCAGAAGGTTGTCACGAATGACGATATCCCGCGATGGCTTGTCCGTTTTATTGGTCCTGAACTGGATCATATCCGCATGATCTTTGGACTCCAGTGACCGGGAGAAATCATGGATGTGGTTATTTTCGATCAGCACGTTTTCGACCTGAGGGAAATTCATGCCGTCCATGCGGATAGAGTGAATATTCGTGCCGCGCAGGACCAAGTTCTGGCTCCGGTCGATAACTATACCGCGAAAAATCCGCGGATTTCATTGTCTTCGAAGGTCAGATCTGATGAAAAGCGTACCGCCATTCCGAAAGCCGTTGGATAGCCGTTACTTGCCTCACCCTCTCCGCGCCATAGATCCCCATCAAAGAAGCTGTTGCGGATCGTGACGCCCACGCTCAATAATGCCTGAAACGGTCGATAATATATTTTGTCGCCCGTCTGATAGCTGTAATCAAAGATAACGCTATCAATTGTTACATTCTGCACATCGTGCAGGATCACTTTCGAAAAGCGCGCGGGATTGGCAGGATCGATAGACCGCAGCACAAGGGGCATTCCCGCAGGTTTTTTAAGGCCGTGGATCGACAAAACACCGTAATCACCGGACTGAAGAGTGATTTCTGTGGTATCAGAGGTATTTGAAAGGGCTTGTTGAAGCTCTGCCCTAGTGGACACATTACGCGTGTCCCCCGCATGTACACCGCCCACGGCGCAGGCAATTGCTATGACCAAGCCCAACACCCATGCCTTGCTGTTATGCATAAACCACTTACCTTACGACCGATGTACCCCTAACCTGAATACAGCAAAAGTCTGGCGACGATTAGAAGGATGCAGTCATATGATGGTAACCAGTGCTCTGGTGGTTTTACTCAATCACCGATCGACCGTTCGCTGGGTTGTTGCCGCTTAGCTGTCCATTGCCTTTCTCTGCAAGAATTCCATCGGGGTCATGTTCGCCAAAGCTGAATGCGGCCTTCGCCAGTTGTAATCCTCTTGCCATTCGTCAAGCGTTTTACGGGCATTCCGCAGTGTGCCGAATAGCGTTTCATTCAAACATTCGTCTGTTACCCAGCAGGTGATTTCATCGCCGAGAGGACCGCAGCTTACCGTTAAAGCTTTCGATGAAACCGTTCTGTTGGGACTTTCCGGGCGCGATATAATGCCAATCGATACCCGTCTTCTGAACCCATTTTAGGATCGCCATGCTGGTGAACTCAGTTCTATTGTCTGAAACTACTCAGACCGTGTGGAAACTCTTCCAAGGCAGTAACGGAGGTGATCTGAGCTACTCTCCATTTGTCGGACAGGCTCTGACGTAAGTTAAGCTACTCTTTTGCACCTGCTGATCTGGGTTGGTTGTTTCAATTCTCTGCCAATAAACCACAGCAGGTGGTTTGCCGCCAAGAGCAGAATGGGGGCGCTTGTGATCGTAGAACTCGATCCACTTTCGGACAGCCGAACGGTGTGAATGCCCTTCTTCTACGAACCCAACTACCAGCAACCGAAGCGCCATAGGATGTGGTCTACCCATCTCGATCCCCCATATCTGTCATTAAGACAGGGAATCAGAAATTATGCCTCGTGGGAATCCTGAATCGGAAAAACCGAAACATGCTCTAGAGACGTCTTCCTCCGCGCAGTTTAGATCATCCACGCTATCACCATGAAACTCCAAACCGTCGCGGATGCCTGCAATCTGACCCGTCAGGATGCCGTCATCATCATCGTATTCGATGCGGGCAGAGTAACCTTTGTAAGTCATGGCGTAACCCCTACCGGATATCATTGGCCGAATTTTAGGACTTCCAATGCGCCATATATGACGATTGCTGTAAATCCGATGGTGAGGACCTGCGCCACGGCAGGACCTAGAGGGCCGACAAAAAACATCATCGACACAAGCGTGACGAGCAACCCTAACCCGTAGGCGGTTAGGTATTTGGCAATATCTTCCATGTGCGTTCCGCTGCTGGAAAAAGTCCAGCGCCTATTCAAAAGATAGCTTCCCATTACGCCTATTGCGTAACACAGTGCAGAGGCAACGATGGGTGCCATCCTTAGCCAGATCAGAAACAAGAACATCAGATAAAGTGCGCCGTTCATTCCCAGCCCGACTGTCAGATACCGGCTGAATCTTTTTGCGACGGGGGGCATGGTCATACGATCCGCGTCATGTCCTGCCGGTTTTCTGCAACCCCTGTGGAAGTAGCAGCTCCGCTCCCGTAGAGGGTATGATTTCCACCAAGGGCCTCATACGTGGTTTTATCCAACTGAATGCGCGGGCGTTTTTTCACTTCTGTGAAGATCCGACCCATGTAGAACCCATGGACTCCTAGAACGGCGAGGATAACGCCGGCAAGAAAC
This window contains:
- a CDS encoding O-antigen ligase family protein encodes the protein MVTYDNTARLPANGRAQISTAHERLPMPALLYLLGVALPIGFHLGPIYMSTLRLLLIVIIIPLMINLLSGKYGKIIITDILFILHVLWIGIALLANPPGQFIQQIGSVGVEFLGGYMIGRAYIRDQATFIGMCRALIIIVLCTIPFAVFETLTSRPVIIEFLNKVPGLGYVTNVDYPTRMGLHRVQASFVHPIHYGLFCSVVFSLSLVAMKGRVRDSKRFMYSFLITATGFLALSSGALTAFALQFGLLVWALIFKSYKQRWWLLVGLFALAYVTVDLLSNRSPLQVFMSYATFSPHNAYIRAIQFEWGLANVLGSVEKGILGSPIFGIGMSTWVRPAYMTSGSVDNFWLVITLRYGVPGFLLLAFGYIIGIARIMRRNFEGNERLTLIRRAWVFTFIGLTFTLSTVHVWTNIYSFVFFMFGAGIWLISAVPGGDDDKAARAEPPKEPVGRIRYSRFPQRPAASQA
- a CDS encoding GtrA family protein, whose protein sequence is MTMPPVAKRFSRYLTVGLGMNGALYLMFLFLIWLRMAPIVASALCYAIGVMGSYLLNRRWTFSSSGTHMEDIAKYLTAYGLGLLVTLVSMMFFVGPLGPAVAQVLTIGFTAIVIYGALEVLKFGQ
- a CDS encoding integrase core domain-containing protein — encoded protein: MGRPHPMALRLLVVGFVEEGHSHRSAVRKWIEFYDHKRPHSALGGKPPAVVYWQRIETTNPDQQVQKSSLTYVRACPTNGE
- a CDS encoding right-handed parallel beta-helix repeat-containing protein; translation: MVLRGTNIHSIRMDGMNFPQVENVLIENNHIHDFSRSLESKDHADMIQFRTNKTDKPSRDIVIRDNLLNSGKGAYSQSIFMRNEEVDTGRSDTEMFYRNVTIENNMIINAHLHGITVGETDGLIIRRNTVVRNGRSEGKKKNPALWTPQIRVNKSSRNVLITRNITNKITGEVGQADWRVTKNYPVQDLARGKSGFYGQVFDHSVLNDPTRPEAFRPQKGGPLDGADLGARLPVF